The following coding sequences are from one Triticum dicoccoides isolate Atlit2015 ecotype Zavitan chromosome 4A, WEW_v2.0, whole genome shotgun sequence window:
- the LOC119289280 gene encoding auxin-responsive protein SAUR71-like — MRQLIRRLSRVGDDSSPPASSSKRRGGSGMPVPEGHVPVHVGDGSETERFLVRAELLGRPALAELLGRAAQEYGYDHQGPLRIPCCSPAAFRRALADCC; from the coding sequence ATGAGGCAGCTGATCAGGCGGCTGTCACGCGTGGGCGACGACTCCTCCCCTCCCGCGTCGTCGTCGAAGCGGCGGGGAGGGAGCGGGATGCCGGTGCCGGAGGGGCACGTGCCGGTGCacgtcggggacgggagcgagacgGAGCGGTTCCTGGTGCGGGCGGAGCTGCTGGGCCGGCCGGCGCTGGCGGAGCTCCTCGGCCGCGCCGCGCAGGAGTACGGCTACGACCACCAGGGCCCGCTCCGCATCCCCTGCTGCTCCCCCGCCGCCTTCCGCCGCGCGCTCGCCGACTGCTGCTAG
- the LOC119289281 gene encoding auxin-responsive protein SAUR71-like produces MRQLIRRLSRVGDDSSPPASPSSKRRGGGGGGRAVVPEGHVPVHVGDGSEAERFLVRAELLGRPALAELLGRAAQEYGYDHQGPLRIPCCSPAAFRRALADCC; encoded by the coding sequence ATGAGGCAGCTGATCCGTCGGCTGTCACGCGTGGGCGACGActcctcgccgcccgcgtcgccgtcGTCGAAGCggcggggcgggggcgggggcgggaggGCGGTGGTGCCGGAGGGGCACGTGCCGGTGCacgtcggggacgggagcgaggcggaGCGGTTCCTGGTGCGGGCGGAGCTGCTAGGCCGGCCGGcgctggcggagctcctgggcCGCGCGGCGCAGGAGTACGGCTACGACCACCAGGGCCCGCTCCGCATCCCCTGCTGCTCCCCCGCCGCCTTCCGCCGCGCGCTCGCCGACTGCTGCTAG